From the genome of Glycine max cultivar Williams 82 chromosome 2, Glycine_max_v4.0, whole genome shotgun sequence, one region includes:
- the LOC100786265 gene encoding uncharacterized protein isoform X3: MGITNLEEPKNSPKKLNKYSHLVLYIYFLMIKRDTEHPKFVVDSVYFFLSQVNIDLPPLRKRSRSSSSSWGSYIARPLDEIKEATKEERLCALEAAEAIQINLNSSNPSFIKSMVRSHVYSCFWLGLPSKFCEEHLPKTLHDMVLEDENGSEYEAVYIGNRAGLSGGWRAFALDHKLDDGDALVFELIEASRFKIYIVRAFPDSVEEKGNNILEEEGNVRATKAPKAACNLESECKTKKPKQAAVYETKESESSQEYLLDSSIDNEVKPQGVNPTNKETKFSQKNTPKKSKYPATADSKGKVQIKTEKPKASIKLSNNTRKSKEGINEIGGSDKLEKNEFVQDADSKLEKVELVEEARKCVTKKLEKTSSKFFRKKA; the protein is encoded by the exons ATGGGAATCACCAATTTAGAAGAACCCAAGAATTCccctaaaaaattgaataaatactcCCATCTTGttctgtatatttattttttaatgattaagcGTGATACTGAGCACCCAAAATTTGTAGTTGACAGTGTGTATTTCTTTCTATCACAGGTGAACATAGACCTTCCACCCTTGCGGAAGAGGTCAAGGTCAAGTTCTTCATCATGGGGAAG TTACATTGCGAGGCCTCTAGATGAAATCAAAGAAGCAACAAAAGAGGAAAGACTTTGTGCTCTGGAGGCTGCAGAGGCAATCCAAATCAATTTGAACTCATCAAATCCATCATTTATCAAGTCAATGGTTCGGTCTCATGTTTATAGCTGCTTTTGGTTG GGTCTTCCTTCTAAATTTTGTGAGGAACATCTGCCAAAAACTTTACATGACATGGTTTTAGAAGATGAAAATGGCTCAGAATATGAGGCTGTTTACATTGGCAACAGAGCTGGGCTTAGTGGTGGTTGGAGAGCATTTGCATTGGATCATAAACTCGATGATGGTGATGCCCTTGTTTTTGAATTGATTGAAGCTTCAAGATTTAAG ATTTATATTGTAAGAGCATTTCCAGATTCAGTTGAAGAAAagggaaataatattttagaggaagaaggaaatgTGCGTGCAACCAAAGCACCAAAAGCTGCCTGTAATCTTGAATCGGAATGTAAGACAAAAAAGCCAAAACAGGCTGCAGTTTATGAAACTAAGGAATCAGAGAGTTCTCAGGAATATCTTCTAGATAGCAGCATTGACAACGAAGTGAAACCACAGGGAGTAAATCCAACTAATAAGGAAACTAAATTTTCTCAGAAAAATACGCCAAAGAAATCTAAATATCCTGCTACTGCTGATTCAAAAGGGAAAGTGCAAATTAAAACTGAGAAACCAAAGGCATCTATAAAGCTGTCAAACAATACAAGGAAGTCGAAAGAAGGTATAAATGAAATTGGTGGTTCAGACAAGTTAGAGAAGAATGAGTTTGTTCAGGATGCTGATAGCAAGTTAGAGAAAGTTGAACTAGTTGAAGAAGCAAGAAAATGTGTCACAAAAAAGCTAGAAAAAACCAGCTCCAAATTTTTCAGAAAGAAAGCATAA
- the LOC100786265 gene encoding putative B3 domain-containing protein At5g58280 isoform X4, protein MLPLFKNWLLILSKVNIDLPPLRKRSRSSSSSWGSYIARPLDEIKEATKEERLCALEAAEAIQINLNSSNPSFIKSMVRSHVYSCFWLGLPSKFCEEHLPKTLHDMVLEDENGSEYEAVYIGNRAGLSGGWRAFALDHKLDDGDALVFELIEASRFKIYIVRAFPDSVEEKGNNILEEEGNVRATKAPKAACNLESECKTKKPKQAAVYETKESESSQEYLLDSSIDNEVKPQGVNPTNKETKFSQKNTPKKSKYPATADSKGKVQIKTEKPKASIKLSNNTRKSKEGINEIGGSDKLEKNEFVQDADSKLEKVELVEEARKCVTKKLEKTSSKFFRKKA, encoded by the exons ATGCTccctttatttaaaaattggcTCCTCATTCTTTCAAAG GTGAACATAGACCTTCCACCCTTGCGGAAGAGGTCAAGGTCAAGTTCTTCATCATGGGGAAG TTACATTGCGAGGCCTCTAGATGAAATCAAAGAAGCAACAAAAGAGGAAAGACTTTGTGCTCTGGAGGCTGCAGAGGCAATCCAAATCAATTTGAACTCATCAAATCCATCATTTATCAAGTCAATGGTTCGGTCTCATGTTTATAGCTGCTTTTGGTTG GGTCTTCCTTCTAAATTTTGTGAGGAACATCTGCCAAAAACTTTACATGACATGGTTTTAGAAGATGAAAATGGCTCAGAATATGAGGCTGTTTACATTGGCAACAGAGCTGGGCTTAGTGGTGGTTGGAGAGCATTTGCATTGGATCATAAACTCGATGATGGTGATGCCCTTGTTTTTGAATTGATTGAAGCTTCAAGATTTAAG ATTTATATTGTAAGAGCATTTCCAGATTCAGTTGAAGAAAagggaaataatattttagaggaagaaggaaatgTGCGTGCAACCAAAGCACCAAAAGCTGCCTGTAATCTTGAATCGGAATGTAAGACAAAAAAGCCAAAACAGGCTGCAGTTTATGAAACTAAGGAATCAGAGAGTTCTCAGGAATATCTTCTAGATAGCAGCATTGACAACGAAGTGAAACCACAGGGAGTAAATCCAACTAATAAGGAAACTAAATTTTCTCAGAAAAATACGCCAAAGAAATCTAAATATCCTGCTACTGCTGATTCAAAAGGGAAAGTGCAAATTAAAACTGAGAAACCAAAGGCATCTATAAAGCTGTCAAACAATACAAGGAAGTCGAAAGAAGGTATAAATGAAATTGGTGGTTCAGACAAGTTAGAGAAGAATGAGTTTGTTCAGGATGCTGATAGCAAGTTAGAGAAAGTTGAACTAGTTGAAGAAGCAAGAAAATGTGTCACAAAAAAGCTAGAAAAAACCAGCTCCAAATTTTTCAGAAAGAAAGCATAA
- the LOC100786265 gene encoding putative B3 domain-containing protein At5g58280 isoform X2 gives MAKGCSNNTYEEARKQRLEENKKRFEDLGISRISKNLTEIASSAKKKLRHVPKQKTKKTNVEVEPRRSSRVRNPVRSYREDVNIDLPPLRKRSRSSSSSWGSYIARPLDEIKEATKEERLCALEAAEAIQINLNSSNPSFIKSMGLPSKFCEEHLPKTLHDMVLEDENGSEYEAVYIGNRAGLSGGWRAFALDHKLDDGDALVFELIEASRFKIYIVRAFPDSVEEKGNNILEEEGNVRATKAPKAACNLESECKTKKPKQAAVYETKESESSQEYLLDSSIDNEVKPQGVNPTNKETKFSQKNTPKKSKYPATADSKGKVQIKTEKPKASIKLSNNTRKSKEGINEIGGSDKLEKNEFVQDADSKLEKVELVEEARKCVTKKLEKTSSKFFRKKA, from the exons ATGGCAAAGGGTTGCTCCAACAACACTTATGAAGAGGCTAGAAAACAAAGActtgaagaaaacaaaaagaggttTGAG GATTTGGGAATTTCGAGGATTTCAAAAAACTTGACTGAAATCGCAAGTTCTGCAAAGAAGAAGCTG CGTCATGTTCCTAAACAGAAAACAAAGAAGACAAATGTTGAAGTGGAACCTAGGCGATCTTCTCGTGTGCGAAACCCAGTTCGTTCATACCGTGAAGAT GTGAACATAGACCTTCCACCCTTGCGGAAGAGGTCAAGGTCAAGTTCTTCATCATGGGGAAG TTACATTGCGAGGCCTCTAGATGAAATCAAAGAAGCAACAAAAGAGGAAAGACTTTGTGCTCTGGAGGCTGCAGAGGCAATCCAAATCAATTTGAACTCATCAAATCCATCATTTATCAAGTCAATG GGTCTTCCTTCTAAATTTTGTGAGGAACATCTGCCAAAAACTTTACATGACATGGTTTTAGAAGATGAAAATGGCTCAGAATATGAGGCTGTTTACATTGGCAACAGAGCTGGGCTTAGTGGTGGTTGGAGAGCATTTGCATTGGATCATAAACTCGATGATGGTGATGCCCTTGTTTTTGAATTGATTGAAGCTTCAAGATTTAAG ATTTATATTGTAAGAGCATTTCCAGATTCAGTTGAAGAAAagggaaataatattttagaggaagaaggaaatgTGCGTGCAACCAAAGCACCAAAAGCTGCCTGTAATCTTGAATCGGAATGTAAGACAAAAAAGCCAAAACAGGCTGCAGTTTATGAAACTAAGGAATCAGAGAGTTCTCAGGAATATCTTCTAGATAGCAGCATTGACAACGAAGTGAAACCACAGGGAGTAAATCCAACTAATAAGGAAACTAAATTTTCTCAGAAAAATACGCCAAAGAAATCTAAATATCCTGCTACTGCTGATTCAAAAGGGAAAGTGCAAATTAAAACTGAGAAACCAAAGGCATCTATAAAGCTGTCAAACAATACAAGGAAGTCGAAAGAAGGTATAAATGAAATTGGTGGTTCAGACAAGTTAGAGAAGAATGAGTTTGTTCAGGATGCTGATAGCAAGTTAGAGAAAGTTGAACTAGTTGAAGAAGCAAGAAAATGTGTCACAAAAAAGCTAGAAAAAACCAGCTCCAAATTTTTCAGAAAGAAAGCATAA
- the LOC100786265 gene encoding putative B3 domain-containing protein At5g58280 isoform X1: MAKGCSNNTYEEARKQRLEENKKRFEDLGISRISKNLTEIASSAKKKLRHVPKQKTKKTNVEVEPRRSSRVRNPVRSYREDVNIDLPPLRKRSRSSSSSWGSYIARPLDEIKEATKEERLCALEAAEAIQINLNSSNPSFIKSMVRSHVYSCFWLGLPSKFCEEHLPKTLHDMVLEDENGSEYEAVYIGNRAGLSGGWRAFALDHKLDDGDALVFELIEASRFKIYIVRAFPDSVEEKGNNILEEEGNVRATKAPKAACNLESECKTKKPKQAAVYETKESESSQEYLLDSSIDNEVKPQGVNPTNKETKFSQKNTPKKSKYPATADSKGKVQIKTEKPKASIKLSNNTRKSKEGINEIGGSDKLEKNEFVQDADSKLEKVELVEEARKCVTKKLEKTSSKFFRKKA; encoded by the exons ATGGCAAAGGGTTGCTCCAACAACACTTATGAAGAGGCTAGAAAACAAAGActtgaagaaaacaaaaagaggttTGAG GATTTGGGAATTTCGAGGATTTCAAAAAACTTGACTGAAATCGCAAGTTCTGCAAAGAAGAAGCTG CGTCATGTTCCTAAACAGAAAACAAAGAAGACAAATGTTGAAGTGGAACCTAGGCGATCTTCTCGTGTGCGAAACCCAGTTCGTTCATACCGTGAAGAT GTGAACATAGACCTTCCACCCTTGCGGAAGAGGTCAAGGTCAAGTTCTTCATCATGGGGAAG TTACATTGCGAGGCCTCTAGATGAAATCAAAGAAGCAACAAAAGAGGAAAGACTTTGTGCTCTGGAGGCTGCAGAGGCAATCCAAATCAATTTGAACTCATCAAATCCATCATTTATCAAGTCAATGGTTCGGTCTCATGTTTATAGCTGCTTTTGGTTG GGTCTTCCTTCTAAATTTTGTGAGGAACATCTGCCAAAAACTTTACATGACATGGTTTTAGAAGATGAAAATGGCTCAGAATATGAGGCTGTTTACATTGGCAACAGAGCTGGGCTTAGTGGTGGTTGGAGAGCATTTGCATTGGATCATAAACTCGATGATGGTGATGCCCTTGTTTTTGAATTGATTGAAGCTTCAAGATTTAAG ATTTATATTGTAAGAGCATTTCCAGATTCAGTTGAAGAAAagggaaataatattttagaggaagaaggaaatgTGCGTGCAACCAAAGCACCAAAAGCTGCCTGTAATCTTGAATCGGAATGTAAGACAAAAAAGCCAAAACAGGCTGCAGTTTATGAAACTAAGGAATCAGAGAGTTCTCAGGAATATCTTCTAGATAGCAGCATTGACAACGAAGTGAAACCACAGGGAGTAAATCCAACTAATAAGGAAACTAAATTTTCTCAGAAAAATACGCCAAAGAAATCTAAATATCCTGCTACTGCTGATTCAAAAGGGAAAGTGCAAATTAAAACTGAGAAACCAAAGGCATCTATAAAGCTGTCAAACAATACAAGGAAGTCGAAAGAAGGTATAAATGAAATTGGTGGTTCAGACAAGTTAGAGAAGAATGAGTTTGTTCAGGATGCTGATAGCAAGTTAGAGAAAGTTGAACTAGTTGAAGAAGCAAGAAAATGTGTCACAAAAAAGCTAGAAAAAACCAGCTCCAAATTTTTCAGAAAGAAAGCATAA